GCAGCGTTTAACGCGGATGGGAGCAAAAATTGTGAGTATTCAACCTTTAACTTCCAGTCCTGAATAATCGTGATTATTCTCTAGTTCAGTTGTTAGAAATTCAGACCGAAATTTAACAAGTGAATAGACCCTAGTTTAATTTTTAAATTAAAATCTGTGGTTAGTTGTTTAAAACGTAAAACAGCTAACCATTTTTTTATATTAAGTCAGAAACAAAATTCAATTTCTACTATTCCGTCCCCAGGATTTTCATGGTAAGGTTGAGAAAAACAGAATTTAACCTATGGACAATTTGGGATACGAATCATCGGATAAAAATATTGCTCAAGCGGAGGAATCTTTAACCATAGAACAAGCGATCGCTAATCTTCAGCATGAAGAATTAGGACGTCGTTATTATGCAGCTTGGTGGTTAGGGCGTTTTCGCGTCAATGAACCTGCGGCGGTAGATGCGTTAATTCTAGCCTTAAAGGATGAATCTGATCGCACGGAAGAAGGAGGTTATCCCTTACGCCGAAATGCAGCCAGAGCATTAGGAAAACTCGGCGATAAACGAGCAGTTTTAGCCTTAATTGAATGTTTAGATTGTTCTGATGTTTATGTGCGGGAAGCAGCGACTCAAGCCTTAGAACAGTTAGGAGATGAGCGTTGTATTTCCGGCTTAATGAACTTATTAGAAGGGGGAGTCGCAGTTGCTCAACGTGTCCCTGGAAAACCCTATTTAGTCCAACCTTATGATGCAATTTTAGAAGCATTAGGAGCTTTAAAAGCGACGGTTGCGATTCCTTTAGTTCAACCCTTTATCGAGCATCCTATTCCTAAAGTTCAGTATGCAGCACTGAGAGCCCTGTATCAATTAACCGGAGACAATAGTTATGGAGAACGGTTAATTGAGGCGTTAAAAGGAAATGATTTAACATTACGTCGCACGGCTTTAATGGATTTAGGTGCAATTGGGTATTTACCAGCGGCAAAAGCCATCGCCCAAACCTTAGCAGAAAATAGTTTAAAATTAATTGCGTTAAAAGGTATTTTAGAACATCAATTCATAGATAGTGCTGATTTTAGATTATCTGAATCAGCCATTGAAGTGATGGAATTAATGGATTCTCTTTTATAAAAAACTACCCTTATTTTTTACCTAAAACCTGAAAGCGAAACTTAAGATTATGAGTGTACAACCCTTAATTCAAGCTGTTGAACAAGCTGATTCTGCTGCCTCTTTATTGAAAGCGGTTGTTTCTTTAGTAAAAGCTAATTCTATTGAATCAATTCCCACATTAATTAACGTTTTAGGTTATAATAATCCTGGGGCTGCGGTGGCTGCGGTTGATGGATTAACTCAACTGGGTGAACCTGCGGTTATTCCTTTATTAGAACAATTAGATGGTTATAATTATGGGGCAAGAGCTTGGGCGGTTCGTGCCTTATCGGGTATTGGTGATCCCCGTGCATTAGA
The Planktothrix tepida PCC 9214 DNA segment above includes these coding regions:
- a CDS encoding HEAT repeat domain-containing protein translates to MDNLGYESSDKNIAQAEESLTIEQAIANLQHEELGRRYYAAWWLGRFRVNEPAAVDALILALKDESDRTEEGGYPLRRNAARALGKLGDKRAVLALIECLDCSDVYVREAATQALEQLGDERCISGLMNLLEGGVAVAQRVPGKPYLVQPYDAILEALGALKATVAIPLVQPFIEHPIPKVQYAALRALYQLTGDNSYGERLIEALKGNDLTLRRTALMDLGAIGYLPAAKAIAQTLAENSLKLIALKGILEHQFIDSADFRLSESAIEVMELMDSLL